The window GCTGCTACATCCCATGCTTGCTCATCAGTCAACATCGGCCTTTCATAGGTAGCACCTAGCGGCATATTGGCTTTCACATATCCTGCAAATCTTGACATTCTATAAAGTCCCGCTCCATCATTGTAACTCTGGTCTCCCCAAAGTGGCGGATAGGTATAACCTAAACCATCAAACCTCGGCATACCCTGACCATCTTCCATATGGCAAGAAACACATTGGTTATCATAAACTCTTTTTCCTGCAATTGGATTTGCTGGTCTATCAAGGAATGCTAACTCATATATCCCAACACCTTTAGGAGATTCTCCTTTTGGAACACCTTTTCCAAGCCATTCCATATAAGCTACCATTAAAGTGACTAGCTTAATAAAAGGTTGGAATGATTCGTTCATAATTTCGAGGTTATCATGCTTACATAATTGCATTTTTCAAGATTCGAAAAATGTGATATTTCTCACATGAAACCATTGAAGTTAAAAATTTTTTACTTGATTAAGATAATATTTCCAAATCAAATTGGGACAAAAGCAAAACATAAATCACTTTACAGCTTCGCAAAAACTTGAACACGAACACTGACCAATAAGGTAATTCCCAATCCAGTCAAAGCAATCAAAATAAATGATGTTTTCAAACTTGATAGTTCAGCAATAAAACCAATCAACGGAGGTCCGATCAAAAACCCAAAGAAAGAAATGGTAGAGACTATGGCCAAAGCCACCCCAGGTGAATATAATTCAGACCTTCCCGCAACACTGTAAGAAACAGGTATCACAGAGGCTACACCAAGTCCGACGAGTAGAAAACCAATGATAGCAGGCCCAGTAATTGGAAAAAAAACAGAAATTAGTAATCCTGAGAAGATCAAAATCCCACTTCCGCGAAGGATCACTAATCTCCCAAATTTATTATTCAAACGATCTGAGATAAACCTTCCTGAAGCCATCGCTGCCATAAATGAAACATAGCCAACAGCTACATAACTTGGATGAACTTCGACTACTTTCTTGAAATACACTCCACTCCAATCAAACATACATCCTTCTGCCAACATCCCAAGAAAAGCAATTGCACCAATTCTCAACAGGAGACTATCAGGTCTCTTCAGTACTAAACCTCCATCAGCTTTTGGATTTTCTTCTTTGACCAAGAAACCTTGAGAAATAACAATGATAAGCAGTACCATAAATGATACCAGCAGGTAATGGAATTTTGGCACAATATCAAAATATATCATTCCTGCTCCAATTCCTGCTCCCGTAAATCCTGCTAGACTCCACAAACCATGAAAAGAAGCCAAAATACTCCTCCCATACATATCTTCCAAGGCAAGAGCTTGAGTGTTCAAAGAAATGTTCATCAAATTTCCTATCATTCCAAAAACCACAATAACAGGGATCAAAGTCCAAATGGTGGTGCTGAACCCAATCAGTGGAAGAAAAATCATATAACCCACAGCACCAAATACAATCACCATTTTACTCCCGTAGCGATGCACGAGCCACCCCGCTAAAGGCAATGCCATCAAAGATCCGATTGGAAGACCTAACAAAAGTGTACCTAATTGAGATTCTGAAAGTTCGAATTTGGCCTGTACATCGGGAATACGAGAGGCCCAAGAAGCAAAGCATAGGCCTGCCAAAAAAAATAAACTGCCCAAAGCGGCTCTTCTCTTCTGCAATAAAGTCATAGGTCTGGATAGGGTGAATTTCCAATTGAAATTTACTACTTTATCCTAAGAGAATAGATAAATAAATTTGTCTAATTTTCTCTTGGTATTTCAATCGATTGAAAAAATGCAAATGCATGGATGGAAGGTTTTTAAGAACAAAAATAAATCAGCAAAGTTACTATACAATGGAATTTATAATCGCAGGAAGCATCGTATTAGCAGCTATTTTATTAATCAGAGTAGTGATCAAAAGAGTGTTTGGCTAAAAAAAGCCACTCCAAAAATTAGAGTGGCTTTCACATATTTGTTTAAGCTTAAAATCGTTTAGTTTGGCAACTTGTCAGAAAACTTCCCATATACCCAAGTACCTGCAATCGCACTTAAAAGGGTAACTAGGATGACGGTGAACCCACTACCTATCTGAGCAAACAATGGCCCTGGACAAGCACCAGTCAATGCCCAGCCTAGTCCAAAGATGAATCCACCAATGATCTGACCTTTTCTAAATTCTTTTTTGGGGATATTTACGGTTTCACCCTTCATCGTTTTGATATTGAATTTTTTGATCAAAAAGATGGATAAGGCTCCAACTGCGATCGCTGATCCAATCACTCCATACATAAAGAATGATTGCAATCTGAACATCTCTTGAATTCTAAACCAAGAAACAATTTCAGCTTTGACGAATACAGTTCCGAATAGAATACCAATGATCAAGTATTTCAACAATCCATCTTTACTTTCCTGCATATTAGGCGCTTCGCACTCTACAGGCTGTGTATTTTTTATATTTTCTGCTACTTTCATTTTCATTCAAATTTTAAAATCCTACCATTTTCATCAAAGGTTCCAACAATACGTGAGTCATCAAGAAGCCACCCACCATAAAGAAGATCGTAGCTACAACTGATGGCCATTGTAAAGATGAAATTCCCATAATTGCATGACCTGAGGTACATCCATCAGCGTACCGGGTTCCAAAACCTACTAGAAAGCCTCCGAATACGAAGAAAAGTAGGCCTTTTCCAGTCAATAAATTTTCCCAAGAGAAAATTTCAGCAGGTAATAACTTTGAATAATCCGTAATTCCTAAAGCAGCTAAATCTCTTTGGGTTGATTCCGCTACTACGATAGCATCTGGATTTGAAATGAAAGTTGTTGCAAAAAAACCACCCAAAAGTACTCCTACCACGAATACGATATTCCACATTTCCTTTCTCCAATTGTAAGTAAAGAAAGGGATATTTGCAGGCACACACATGGCACACACATGTCTCAAAGATGACGAAATCCCAAATGATTTATTACCTACTAGCAATAAGATTGGCACTGTCAGCCCGATCAGTGGACCTGCCACATACCATGGCCAAGGCTGGGAAATCCATTCAATAAATTGTTCCATTTTACTTTATTAATTTTAGTTATTTGTTTTTTTTATTTGATTTTTATCATTTGAACTTAACTACTGCATCATCCTAAGTATCAAAACCTATAATCAACAATGAAGTTTAAGTTCCACATGTCTACTCTATTGATCTTATTAATATCTGAAAGGCTATTTCTTTCTTTAGCAGATTTATTGACTGCTAAAAATTGCAAATTGAGCCCTTCTAAAGAATTTTTAAATCTATACTCGTGCATGCCAGTAAAGTGATAATAGGATGGAATCCCATATTTATTTGTGGTAAACGAAGTCATGGACGAGTGATTAACTAGACCCGCTCCCATTTGCACAAACAAACCATCTACCGGCGTGACTAAGTCATATTTGATTACATAAGCATTCATTCCTCCTGCGCCTTCGTACCGCTCCCTAGGCATACTTGCAAAAAGCTGCTCCCTTCCCCATTCTCGTGGGAAAAGAAACCTCCCTTTATCATTAATCCCAAGATAATTGAAAGAAAGGTTATGACTTCCTTTGAAGAAACCAACTTTAGCACCGACTCCTGAGGCTTTTTCATCTGGAAGGATATAAGCTAATTGATTATCGGGATTTCCTCCTTCATTAATAGCAAATTGATGGAATCCTTGAACTCCCAAGTGCAATCTTGTGCTTTTTGAGGTAAGTTGAATGTATAATCAACTTGTCCAAAGCTCATATTAAACACATTTTCGGCAGTATAATTCCATGTTTGCACTGTCAATCCTTGATCATGATATTGCAAACCCAACAAACCAATTCCTTTTGAACTAATCTTACCTTTATAATTGGATGGCTCTCCAAATGGATTTCTACCAAAGCTATACACTCCAAACGAGTCACCTACATCATACCAATCTACCGTACCTCTGATCGTCACTTGATTGATCCACATTGCAGTAGCTTTTAATTTTAGGCCCGAATAGGTAACTGATAGTCCTTGGAATACATTAGGACGCATCCGATTGTCTTGAATATTAAGAAGCGGCGTAATTATTTTTTGCCTACCTAAAACAAACTTGACACGATTCTTACTGTAAGCTAAATAGAACTCTTCAAGTCTATCCAACTTATTGGTATTGCTTATATCATTCATGTCATAGAGCAATATTTCATACCTATTTCCTCCACCAGTAAGAGGGTCAGCAATTCTAATGTTATTTTCAAATACTTGATAGGTAAAGAATCCATTGAATCTAAATTGAAGCCCATTCCACTCAGGACTAGTGTATCCAATACCTGCGCCAGCAGCAAGTGTCGCATAATCTACGATCTCGCCACTATTCATTGTGGACATCAAATAGGATCTGAAATGAAAATCAAACTTTCCATTTTTCAAATCTTCTTTTAAAGATGGCTTTTCCACTTTTATACTATCCTCATCATTACTGAAAGAACTTGCTAAGGCAATCCCATTCTGCATAAACAGAAAGATCACTATCAAAACTCTATTCATATTCAAAATTGACTAATTCAAGCTTGTGAAAAAGTGACAAAAATCACTTAATCACTTTTATAAATTGAAAATGGCAAAGCCGAAGCTTTGCCATTTGGTGATTTTAATCAACTCTAATAAAGCAAATTCTTTTACAATAGAGTGGAAGGACAAACGTACTCACTCACATTGAATTTCTCAGATTCCTTCAAGGCTTTGAATCCACCTTTGATATCAATCAAGTTATCATATCCTCTTGCCTTAAGAATGGATGCAAAAATCATTGATCTGTATCCTCCAGCACAATGAACATAGTAAGTCTTGTTCTTATCCACCTGAAGCATGCTTTCATTAATATAATCCAAAGGAGCATTTTCAGCTCCAATAATATGCTCACTGAGGAACTCACTGTTTTTCCTAACATCGAGGATATTTACATCCCCTTGATTTTTTTGTAATTCAGCAAATTCATCTACTGTCAAAGAAGTAAGTGTATCGACTTCTCTTCCGTCTTCTTTCCAAGAGTCAAATCCCCCATCTAAATATCCAATGGAATAATCATAGCCAACACGAGCAAGTCTTGTAATGACTTCTTCTTCCATTCCTTTGTCTGCTACCACAAGAATCTCTTGCTTTAAGTCAGGAATCATTGCACCTACCCACACAGCAAAACTTCCTTCTATACCAATGTTGATAGAATTAGGGATAAATCCTTTTGCAAATGATTGAGCATCTCTCGTATCCAAAACAACTGCACCAGTTTCATTTGCTGCTGCTTCAAAAGCCGCTGGAGAAAGTGGATTCACCCCTCTTTTCAAAACTTCGTCAATGCTGTCATATCCTTGGATATTCATCATGACATTTTGTGGGAAATATGCAGGCGGAGGTGTAAGTCCTGTAATAACTTCTTTGATAAACTCTTCTTTGGTCATCTCCTGAAGCGCATAGTTTGTCTTCTTTTGATTCCCTAAGGTGTCAGATGTCTCCTTACTCATGTTCTTACCACAAGCAGAACCTGCTCCGTGAGCTGGATAGACGATCAAATCATCTGAAAGAGGCATGATTTTATTTCTTAATGAATCATAAAGGTGACCAGCAAGTTTCTCTTGAGTCAAATCTGCTATTACCTTTTGGGCTAAATCTGGACGTCCAACATCTCCAATGAATAAAGTGTCTCCCGTGAAAATAGCTTCTTCTTTACCCTCTTCATTGTATAATAAATAGCAAGAACTCTCCATCGTATGACCCGGAGTGTGGATCAGCTTGATTTTTAAGTTTCCTACTTTGAATTCCTGTCCATCTTCTGCAATAATTGCATCAAAGCCTAATTTCATTGCCGTAGGACCATAAACTATTGGCGCACCTGTTTTTGCAGACAAATCTTGATGTCCTGATACAAAATCAGCATGAAAGTGGGTTTCGAAGACATACTTAATCTTCGAATTATTTTTTTGAGCTTGATCGATATAGGGCTGTACTTCTCTCAATGGATCAATAATTGCCGCCTCACCATTTGATTCGATGTAGTATGCACCTTGAGCTAGACAGCCGGTATAAATTTGTTCTATTTTCATATTCAATTTTTAATTATTTCTAACATTAAAGATGCAACAAACATAAGTTGCAACGTGAAATTACAGCATGACTTTCATCACATTCAGACTGTTTGAGGAATATTTTGATTTATTATATTCACCAATTGATGCGCAGGTTCCACTCCAGACTGCCTCCACAATACTTTTCCTTTTTGGAAAAGTATTAAAGTAGGAACACCCCTTACTTGAAAATTACTTGCTGCCAATTGATTTTTATCCACATCTACTTTGATGATTTTTACTTTATCACCGACTTGCTTAGCTGTATCTTGTAAAATGGGTTGCATCATTTGACAAGGTCCACACCAAGTGGCAAAGAAATCAACCAAGACAGGTTGGTCTCCAGATATCAACTCATTGAATGTTTTGGCTTGTGTGCTCATGATCTTTACCTTTAAATTACATCACAAAATTAGAATTCCTCGATTCAAGTGACAGTAATTTTTATCACAGAAGCTTAAAACGTGTTAAAATTCCAAAGATTAGTGATTATTTGTTTATTTTCGCCCGACACTATTATTTCAAAAACAATGCTTGATTACAAAAAGGTCAATAATCTGACAGGATGGCTGGTTGCACTAGTCGCCACTTTAGTTTACATTTTGACTGTAGAACAGACCGCCAGCTTTTGGGATCCAGGAGAATTTATCGCAGTTGCTTACAAACTTCAGGTACCCCACCCTCCAGGAGCTCCTTTCTTCTTACTGATTTACAGGATGTTCGGATTCCTTGCAATGGGCGATGGACTTCAAGTGGCTTATTGGATGAATGTGGGAAGTGCTTTATTTTCTGGATTTACAATTTTGTTTTTATTCTGGTCTATCACATTGCTTGGAAGAAAACTTTTCAAGATGAAAAAAGGTCAGGAAAGTAAAGGAGAGACAATCAGCTTAATGGGGGCTGGTATTATCGGCGCATTAGTTTATACTTTTTCAGATAGCTTTTGGTTTTCAGCTGTAGAAGCTGAAGTGTACGCCATGTCTTCTTTCTTTACCGCCATCGTGATTTGGGCATTTCTGAAATGGGATGTCATCGAAGATCCAAGGGAAGAAAACAAGTGGTTGATTTTTATCGCTTATTTGGTTGGCCTTTCGATCGGTGTCCATTTGCTCAATTTGGTTACGCTGCCTGCATTGGCTTTGATTTATTATTTCAAAAAGTACAAAAACCCAAATATCAAAGGGGGAGCAATTGCTTTACTTTGTGGTGGAGTTGCCTTGATTATCATCAATAACTTGATCATCCCAGGACTACCAAGTCTTGCTGGGTCGATTGAGATTTTCTTTGTGAACAGCATTGGTTTGCCGTTTGGATCAGGGATTGTCTTTTTTTCTGCGGTTTTCTTAGGCTCCTTGATTTATGCAATTTTATACAGTATCAAAAAAGAGAAAGTCATCCTCAATACCATTTTGCTTTCATTGACTTTTGTCTTGATAGGATACAGTTCCTATGCGCTGATTGTCATCAGAGCAAATCAGGATCCTGTAATCAATGAAAACAATCCCAGCGATATCATCAGTTATGTCTCCTATCTAAAAAGAGAACAATATGGCTACAGACCGCTTCTTCATGGACAGTATTTCACTGCTAAAGTTGAATCTCAAGAAGATGGAGCTCCAATTTACCTCAAAGGAAAAGACAAATACGAAATCGTAGATTACAATACTATTACAAAATATGAAAAGAGTAAAACCACTATTTTACCTAGAATTTACTCTACACAAGAACGACACAAACAAATCTATCGAGCAAAACTTGGATTGAGTCAAGGTCAAGAACCGACATTCAGTGACAATATCTACTTTATGCTAACCCATCAATTGGGACATATGTATTGGAGGTATTTTATGTGGAATTTCTCTGGCCGAGAAAGTGACTACTCAGATGCTCCTTGGTTAGGAATCGCAGATGCATTCAGTGACAAATTCCCAGATTATATCAAAGAAAATAAGGCGCATAACAATTATTTGATGCTTCCTTTAATTCTAGGATTGATCGGTATGTTTTTCCAAGCGAAAAAAGATCCTAATTCCTTCTACGTAACCTTAGGTTTATTCTTGATGATGGGAGTGGTATTGATTCTTTATCTTAATTCCCCACCCGTGGAACCTAGAGAGCGAGATTATATCTACGTAGGTTCTTTTTATGCTTTTGCCATTTGGGTAGGATTTGGAGTCTTGGCACTGTCGCATTGGATTGGAAAACTGAATAAAAACCTAGCAGTTGCGGGTATACTTGCAACTTTGATCACTTTCCCTATCCCTTTATTGATGGCGACCCAAAACTGGGATGATCACAATAGACAAGGAAGATATTTCTCTGTAGATTCTGCAAGGAATTTCTTGGCTTCCTGCGAACCAAATGCAATTCTATTTACAGGAGGTGACAATGACACTTTCCCACTTTGGTACGTTCAAGCTGTTGAAAACTTTAGAACTGATGTCAGAGTAGTCGTTTTGAGTTATTTTGATACAGACTGGTATGTAGATCAAATGACACGTCAAGCTTACGATTCTGAAGCTTTACCTTTCTCTTTGACTTATGAAAACTACAGAAAAGGAACCAATGATGTTCTATATTTATATGAAAGAGAAGGACTTGAGGCAATCTCAGCTAAGGAATATTTGAGATTACTCAAAAACCAAAGTGATTTACTCAAACTTCAAGGTTCAAATAAGATAACCATCAACATGGTTCCTGCCAGAAATATCATTTTGGATATTGATGTAGAAAAAGTCTATAATCAAGGGTTGATTCCAGAAGGTATGGAAGCCTTGGTAACAGATCAGATGAACCTTAGGGTAAAAGGAGAATACCTCACTAAAGGAAATATGATGTTACTTGACTTGATCACTTCCAATAATTGGGAGAGACCAATCTACTTCAACAATACCTCGTTAGCCACAATCGGATTAGATTTGGAAGAGTATGTGGTAATGGAAGGGTTGACTTATAGATTACTTCCTGTGAGAAAGCCTCAAAATTTCAGAGCAGAGTTAGTCAATGCTGAAAAATCATACAAACATGTCATGGAAGATTTTGCCTTCCGAGGAATGGATAATCCAGACAATTACTTTGATGATGAATTCAGAAGATTTACTTCAAATCACAGGAGTGCTTTGAATAGCATCGCTATTGCACTTCTAGATGAAGATGAAATTGAAAAAGCTGCAGAAATCTTAAATTTTGGTATCGCCAAGATGCCAAATGAAGCAATTGCCTACGATCTAGCAAGTGGACAATCTGTTCCTTTGTTCTTCGAAGTTGGTGAAGATGAAAAAGCGCTAGATATCGTTGAGAAAATGACTGTGAAGTCAATTCAACTTCTAGAGTTCTACTCCAAAACAAATCGGGAATATGACAGAGAAGCAATAATTTCTCTTGAAATGCTTCGCTACTTTGTCCCTCTTCTTGAAGAAAAAGGATACAATGATTTGGCTGCTGAGTTGAAAAGAGACCTAGAAAGATTCGTGGGAACTTCGAGAGACAATAGACTCGACAGAAGATAAGTAGCTAATAAAGAGCTTCATAGACGAAGCGAATGTTACAATTCAAACGAAGAGCTCCGTGTATAAACATGGAGCTCTTTGCTTTTGATTCAATTAATAAAACTTTGTGACCCTAGTGGACCATTAATGGCAAGAATTAACAAATTCCAAAAACTAAAAAAATATTTAAATCTACTTTTTGAAACATCTCTGATATTTAAAAAAACTTTTTAATTTTATTTTATGAAAAAATTAGTTTTAATGATCGCATTATTGAGTCTTGGATATTTTTCAAATGCTCAA is drawn from Belliella baltica DSM 15883 and contains these coding sequences:
- a CDS encoding c-type cytochrome, which produces MNESFQPFIKLVTLMVAYMEWLGKGVPKGESPKGVGIYELAFLDRPANPIAGKRVYDNQCVSCHMEDGQGMPRFDGLGYTYPPLWGDQSYNDGAGLYRMSRFAGYVKANMPLGATYERPMLTDEQAWDVAAYVNSMARPKKDITNDWPDISKKPIDHPFGPFSDKFTEDQHKFGPFKPIREAKAVAVLK
- a CDS encoding MFS transporter: MTLLQKRRAALGSLFFLAGLCFASWASRIPDVQAKFELSESQLGTLLLGLPIGSLMALPLAGWLVHRYGSKMVIVFGAVGYMIFLPLIGFSTTIWTLIPVIVVFGMIGNLMNISLNTQALALEDMYGRSILASFHGLWSLAGFTGAGIGAGMIYFDIVPKFHYLLVSFMVLLIIVISQGFLVKEENPKADGGLVLKRPDSLLLRIGAIAFLGMLAEGCMFDWSGVYFKKVVEVHPSYVAVGYVSFMAAMASGRFISDRLNNKFGRLVILRGSGILIFSGLLISVFFPITGPAIIGFLLVGLGVASVIPVSYSVAGRSELYSPGVALAIVSTISFFGFLIGPPLIGFIAELSSLKTSFILIALTGLGITLLVSVRVQVFAKL
- a CDS encoding DUF6691 family protein; its protein translation is MKVAENIKNTQPVECEAPNMQESKDGLLKYLIIGILFGTVFVKAEIVSWFRIQEMFRLQSFFMYGVIGSAIAVGALSIFLIKKFNIKTMKGETVNIPKKEFRKGQIIGGFIFGLGWALTGACPGPLFAQIGSGFTVILVTLLSAIAGTWVYGKFSDKLPN
- a CDS encoding YeeE/YedE family protein, whose amino-acid sequence is MEQFIEWISQPWPWYVAGPLIGLTVPILLLVGNKSFGISSSLRHVCAMCVPANIPFFTYNWRKEMWNIVFVVGVLLGGFFATTFISNPDAIVVAESTQRDLAALGITDYSKLLPAEIFSWENLLTGKGLLFFVFGGFLVGFGTRYADGCTSGHAIMGISSLQWPSVVATIFFMVGGFLMTHVLLEPLMKMVGF
- a CDS encoding OprD family outer membrane porin, whose protein sequence is MNRVLIVIFLFMQNGIALASSFSNDEDSIKVEKPSLKEDLKNGKFDFHFRSYLMSTMNSGEIVDYATLAAGAGIGYTSPEWNGLQFRFNGFFTYQVFENNIRIADPLTGGGNRYEILLYDMNDISNTNKLDRLEEFYLAYSKNRVKFVLGRQKIITPLLNIQDNRMRPNVFQGLSVTYSGLKLKATAMWINQVTIRGTVDWYDVGDSFGVYSFGRNPFGEPSNYKGKISSKGIGLLGLQYHDQGLTVQTWNYTAENVFNMSFGQVDYTFNLPQKAQDCTWEFKDSINLLLMKEEIPIIN
- a CDS encoding MBL fold metallo-hydrolase, producing the protein MKIEQIYTGCLAQGAYYIESNGEAAIIDPLREVQPYIDQAQKNNSKIKYVFETHFHADFVSGHQDLSAKTGAPIVYGPTAMKLGFDAIIAEDGQEFKVGNLKIKLIHTPGHTMESSCYLLYNEEGKEEAIFTGDTLFIGDVGRPDLAQKVIADLTQEKLAGHLYDSLRNKIMPLSDDLIVYPAHGAGSACGKNMSKETSDTLGNQKKTNYALQEMTKEEFIKEVITGLTPPPAYFPQNVMMNIQGYDSIDEVLKRGVNPLSPAAFEAAANETGAVVLDTRDAQSFAKGFIPNSINIGIEGSFAVWVGAMIPDLKQEILVVADKGMEEEVITRLARVGYDYSIGYLDGGFDSWKEDGREVDTLTSLTVDEFAELQKNQGDVNILDVRKNSEFLSEHIIGAENAPLDYINESMLQVDKNKTYYVHCAGGYRSMIFASILKARGYDNLIDIKGGFKALKESEKFNVSEYVCPSTLL
- the trxA gene encoding thioredoxin — encoded protein: MSTQAKTFNELISGDQPVLVDFFATWCGPCQMMQPILQDTAKQVGDKVKIIKVDVDKNQLAASNFQVRGVPTLILFQKGKVLWRQSGVEPAHQLVNIINQNIPQTV
- a CDS encoding glycosyltransferase family 117 protein — its product is MLDYKKVNNLTGWLVALVATLVYILTVEQTASFWDPGEFIAVAYKLQVPHPPGAPFFLLIYRMFGFLAMGDGLQVAYWMNVGSALFSGFTILFLFWSITLLGRKLFKMKKGQESKGETISLMGAGIIGALVYTFSDSFWFSAVEAEVYAMSSFFTAIVIWAFLKWDVIEDPREENKWLIFIAYLVGLSIGVHLLNLVTLPALALIYYFKKYKNPNIKGGAIALLCGGVALIIINNLIIPGLPSLAGSIEIFFVNSIGLPFGSGIVFFSAVFLGSLIYAILYSIKKEKVILNTILLSLTFVLIGYSSYALIVIRANQDPVINENNPSDIISYVSYLKREQYGYRPLLHGQYFTAKVESQEDGAPIYLKGKDKYEIVDYNTITKYEKSKTTILPRIYSTQERHKQIYRAKLGLSQGQEPTFSDNIYFMLTHQLGHMYWRYFMWNFSGRESDYSDAPWLGIADAFSDKFPDYIKENKAHNNYLMLPLILGLIGMFFQAKKDPNSFYVTLGLFLMMGVVLILYLNSPPVEPRERDYIYVGSFYAFAIWVGFGVLALSHWIGKLNKNLAVAGILATLITFPIPLLMATQNWDDHNRQGRYFSVDSARNFLASCEPNAILFTGGDNDTFPLWYVQAVENFRTDVRVVVLSYFDTDWYVDQMTRQAYDSEALPFSLTYENYRKGTNDVLYLYEREGLEAISAKEYLRLLKNQSDLLKLQGSNKITINMVPARNIILDIDVEKVYNQGLIPEGMEALVTDQMNLRVKGEYLTKGNMMLLDLITSNNWERPIYFNNTSLATIGLDLEEYVVMEGLTYRLLPVRKPQNFRAELVNAEKSYKHVMEDFAFRGMDNPDNYFDDEFRRFTSNHRSALNSIAIALLDEDEIEKAAEILNFGIAKMPNEAIAYDLASGQSVPLFFEVGEDEKALDIVEKMTVKSIQLLEFYSKTNREYDREAIISLEMLRYFVPLLEEKGYNDLAAELKRDLERFVGTSRDNRLDRR